A genomic window from Candidatus Cloacimonas sp. includes:
- a CDS encoding pyridoxamine kinase: protein MSHPNVLAIHDLSGFGNTSLMAIIPIMNRMGIEVTAMPGALLSTNTDYPDYILQDNTDLLKKTLRHWKKLQLRFDAIYTGFLGSPEQAYLLLENLPFFMKKETVVLVDPVLADEGKLYSCYTWEMVEAMRCLISISDIITPNWTEAIFLTGCKNMPELNTGQVQECCARLAALNPKHIVITSAPNSQREFSSVAYFAAENDFFREFKCNYAPVVFPGAGDCFSAMLLAGILNSFDIVQSIKGTIAFMQKAIEISIPVVQDRKTGIDLVSALKKDPRLFFSHKE from the coding sequence ATTATGAATAGGATGGGAATTGAAGTTACCGCTATGCCCGGAGCATTACTTTCCACCAATACCGATTATCCTGATTATATTTTGCAGGATAACACCGACCTTTTAAAAAAGACCCTAAGGCACTGGAAAAAGCTGCAGCTGCGTTTTGATGCCATTTATACCGGTTTTCTGGGTTCACCGGAACAGGCATATCTGTTGCTGGAAAATCTACCTTTCTTCATGAAAAAAGAGACAGTGGTTTTGGTTGACCCCGTTTTAGCGGATGAAGGAAAATTATACAGTTGTTACACTTGGGAAATGGTGGAAGCAATGCGCTGCCTTATTTCTATCAGCGATATTATTACCCCCAATTGGACAGAGGCAATTTTTTTAACGGGATGTAAAAATATGCCGGAATTAAACACGGGTCAGGTTCAAGAATGCTGTGCCCGATTAGCCGCTTTAAACCCAAAACATATTGTTATTACCAGTGCCCCAAATTCTCAAAGGGAATTTTCTTCAGTTGCCTATTTTGCCGCTGAAAACGATTTTTTCCGGGAATTTAAATGTAACTATGCCCCAGTTGTTTTTCCGGGAGCAGGAGATTGCTTTTCCGCAATGCTTTTAGCCGGTATTTTAAATAGCTTTGACATCGTGCAATCTATAAAAGGAACTATCGCTTTTATGCAAAAAGCAATAGAAATAAGCATCCCGGTTGTGCAAGATAGAAAAACAGGCATTGACCTTGTTTCTGCCCTGAAAAAAGACCCCCGCCTCTTCTTTTCGCACAAAGAGTAA